From Drosophila yakuba strain Tai18E2 chromosome 2L, Prin_Dyak_Tai18E2_2.1, whole genome shotgun sequence, one genomic window encodes:
- the LOC6528893 gene encoding uncharacterized protein LOC6528893 isoform X8, which yields MPNNRNRNRNRNRNKRNRNQNQNQNQNPSQNENNQQQAEGAEDREEQQDFQTQIAVAQSSFSVDDNGNSGSVSNGPTENCEEVTNTLEKTEKIEEISEQPATVIQQEADLEAEMGAKNSKHRKEKSDKQASNGKAEEQVRPPPTIIRRPPGSPRQAKVIVHRIVREEDKANGTAQSPEPPKVVTPKEQHLEVEALNEQLPNAHQEVETKQGQENEKGQKELPESSHLSEDAKQKLVEVENNRQVYDEVDYLSDETIEKNPKEAQHDPKEQEQYVLQLEKAMEFVENAHQQHVAAVQSYQIQRDTKPNAQQQEQNEVQHPQESTDAPPQPVAVPQVLKDTNKKEEQQEPILNNAQQQNGQIAPKSQKEFQIKVEFQAEDSRSQQPPPLKPTSKVIIHQIHLETTDEEKNSKPTFEEISSTTGSLAGTLSPPPRYLVESPKNVSSGQFARFSRDVQIQELELNSEFSSGEFNSLQSPLVCEVDSESEGSVAVGPERSPSDQQVPSSSRVEQQEQLRQKRAQKRNALESHFLPQLLNPRYLDSILEENEWRNSTASSGGSDQTGIRTPKLNETFPRSQLDFSRRHKRREEAPSPLKLETRLLEDSTDLESCTRLQSTLSPQSEDAELVYLSSSASSSVSDLMELELEQAAALAERALVDLDTDASRLIARPDDEMSSTSTTTADRSETEAETETETEREGEQSRESTPVNANPTLASSQSSLLSAPTPTPTPTPTPADREQLAKDTNVSGGSTISFGAASPLAATREEFVRNMDKVRELIEMTRREQEQGELPRSPSPPPVPPPPASVPPYSPESSSFHLASLQLKRQESNDSHCSDSTTHSQCTAINLASPPPPPTAQPPTPPLRQKPAPPPVPPPVSPPAPPTPQSEPELSVADSVANADADAGADTDTEAIKKLRLLCTEQLASMPYGEQVLEELASVAQNIADQSQSKMPYPMPQLPHIKELQLNANETKSTSAWLGLPTQSDPQVLVCLSPGQRDLVNTQTQPDDLLDAHQKFVERRGYHELSKAQVLEQDHQQQQSEMLKTAAMMRELRKSLSPTAPPVPPPPVPLKSAETAAKATAHENAKRDDASEQKQKITECESSSLENKPRRAADLGAQQSAEHRQSSSTTTSSHKATTETMSSDTAKFPTLDSMESELARMFPQHRGDIFEEQRKRFSNIEFPSHQPVSQTKRYSNIETSSFESKKRLENGQVVYDVSTSSHEKKEQGDPPKDQSAPPVPPPPIMSATKLNGNTFIDGGVAPKNSQSSRENGSGSGNGTYEEFRQRAKAAADAFGEQREQQNGLDQDRVFKDFDRLSQQMHAELQSTREKREKSASMYDLSGFTRPATGHPRLDELQQRRHAHMQELEREIERSAKSRQERMSSVPRQMEATPPRTHEIPIELEPRSRRAESLCNLNESPPRPHTTVGHYNHPGAQDDWSRYANDLGYSENIARPFAREVEICYQRQNQRTPHGIRAPRLSASTNDLSSSSQYSYDTFNAYGGRRTHAPMLNQAQQQQRPHYGSCYSMIERDPNPRYISTTSRRGVSPAPPPVASPQQQQVPPPAYDRQQRRSSLPRELHEQQLKYILSKEEELKFEVERLQQERRRLMEEMQRAPVLPAPQRRESYRPAAKLPTLSEDEVFRQQMAEEWMNKVAEREERRQHKIIRISKIEDEHDHSAVDKTTISDEFLDRVKERRHKLAMPADSDWESGAESQPQPAAQSQPESDVEAPPVRILEGQAEANLRQLPRHLREFAKFSTSEQLPDGAQMERHEEQERREEATDNAHSSATKKTSIVKTYKVSRLPPSVQARPSYKSNGYVSEPEPNYDSDYSTVRYRTQNPHRVQSVSSAVNVRNLTQDEKLYGTMPNPIKSAQSSYKNQPGRIENYTTGHSSVSEKEKKEWWDEVMDIFNGWLREHTRIPRIIIEFVDEFDGIGSLEQSKLSPLYTEGNLSRALAKESGYTSDSNLVFRKKEVPVSSPLSPVEQKQAYKSLQAGGEPPLLGFRKPAPEKPREILEEFEFIQITPTLTKIRVSTKELEEEVKPLRKAVTPPPAPPPPPPPPQSLTTKRDKKPAKMFSQLSKNLPSFIPLSKKQQVSQQDDPPPRPPHRKSSCTKSTVRVLSSASKSRHEQCFQPPSGTAPGVSTITLRKVATSSCSRREPICRSKSAGAVSTLLQTLTATKETRLTRRVQQPQQQSRLRSSSPSRRPARLLALRQSSRSPVAFGRSISKERSFAEEKKRLENTLPANRTNFEASTNILRDPSLKSPQEVREAVRSYATSRSKSLPRLRHTTVSTTTRQTMCFPQVRPQTLLDCGTRSLRKSSSKTGKGQEKNGSNDSLPRSNSTFSIDSMVRQEIVPIAPPKTYVGRSRGSLSKALVPLQSSRSEGHVPRKRQSGKVTTKPPPPVTVHSYSESVREKTNFWNDYNAKQAMSLPQEYKFCPEDVCDFESHTIQQPCIEDLVWKYEGKEQRPPKQVTVTDIARPQSPQLSQERRFSPTREVRVPQISREVRSPSRRRIDSLRSKDKEQSLARASSLSSADERKRATPAPSNGLYQCGELAHSATSLTHLERHSPSCRYRNNCERFTELNRFYSTLERVGQLERATSSSSFHPLRKDAEHLDFDEWRRVRLHERAEKELQYLVGKLQDDQKQRDLHFRSKDVDSIKWRQDADQSLVAKKKSVEDLRENFEQLNILRQQQQLQSEPVHRHWRRNTVADLACSLEHQASAEPDMERHLDNDLVSTLSKDQIKKITQQLNEIYSGNRQAPAVEEQYIVTVEKGSRPNGLKVRCNSTISKDQLLGPVKRKRDEQQSNQSLPRSTRSQSPVVVARETRGAIAAKNAELTLTKPPDVPPRPKPTPSQEVKTKPPPKAELKVETREPAEDISQKIQYFEDRQFDEPPKTIYHAREDSSPDEAEVMRLINQNMQERQRARQLHHHQELSNSLTDLSGVFGERPAARVNFHLHSPPDRPPDDTELISFGNGSPDHGDGSLELYSDSYYRSRSLSPQSQASACSSSYLQRVYTGEVRKMRQHFESIQQSGEQSREPSNERRDFFGLSSLRRARSDPEMSAGSKDAPDTVTDAVSKEDVPRLTHKFELRAATPSPERGRRRLRSAQDRLMPHIDIISKTAALKRELPIPVRSSPTRSVSSNSHCFERLRMRYESPEPQTQSYLSTSHPDMRDVHDISPHLSADWVAHKHPKPTKPEDLPKKLQRVVRASSTSPPRPARSHNHQLSSRLTSCMKDIFANQKFDPNKHRPKARYVPDGAENGNQKSKDSGTLERLKKTAVVTFKVSPNHYYATDVNIHFKTPIRHEQRQNLSEEELAIRQAEHMQKLYHEERRRKYLQELQDMNSRRHTDNFTPSQKSPIALNRYDDFPTDVTLKSLVGPKTVARALFNFQGQTSKELSFRKGDTIYIRRQIDANWYEGEHNAMIGLLPASYVEIVSRDGARTPSKRPSEGQARAKYNFQAQSGIELSLNKGELVTLTRRVDGNWFEGKIANRKGIFPCSYVEVLTDIGAEDIAAKTTTVITSQSTTNLRPNLDVLRTNINNEFNTLTQNGAQPPNGILKETRTLHKTDALHVDTSSEPLAYRALYKYRPQNSDELELLEGDVVHVLEKCDDGWFVGTSQRTGCFGTFPGNYVERA from the exons GTTGAAAATAATCGACAAGTTTACGATGAAGTGGACTACTTGAGCGATGAGACCATTGAAAAGAATCCAAAAGAAGCGCAACATGATCCAAAGGAACAGGAGCAGTATGTGTTGCAACTCGAAAAGGCTATGGAATTTGTAGAAAATGCACATCAGCAACACGTTGCTGCTGTCCAAAGTTATCAAATACAAAGAGACACGAAGCCAAACGCACAGCAACAGGAGCAAAATGAAGTACAGCACCCACAGGAATCAACTGACGCACCTCCACAACCGGTTGCTGTTCCACAAGTCCTTAAAGATACCAATAAGAAGGAAGAGCAACAGGaaccaattttaaataatgccCAACAGCAAAATGGACAGATTGCACCAAAATCCCAAAAGGaattccaaataaaagttGAGTTTCAAGCCGAGGATTCTCGTTCCCAGCAGCCTCCTCCACTGAAGCCCACCTCCAAGGTGATTATCCATCAGATACACCTGGAAACCACCGACGAAGAGAAAAATTCTAAGCCCACTTTCGAGGAGATCAGCAGCACTACCGGTTCTCTGGCCGGAACCCTATCTCCACCACCCCGTTATTTAGTGGAGTCTCCGAAGAACGTGTCAAGTGGTCAGTTTGCGCGCTTTTCGCGTGATGTGCAAATCCAGGAGCTGGAACTGAACAGCGAATTCAGCTCCGGGGAATTCAATTCCCTGCAGTCGCCGCTGGTTTGCGAAGTAGACTCGGAATCAGAGGGATCTGTAGCCGTGGGTCCGGAACGATCGCCGTCGGATCAGCAGGTGCCGTCCAGCAGCCGagtggagcagcaggagcagctgcgcCAGAAACGTGCCCAAAAACGGAACGCTTTGGAGTCGCACTTCCTGCCGCAGTTGCTTAATCCCCGCTATCTGGACAGCATCCTAGAGGAGAACGAATGGAGAAACTCCACTGCCTCCTCTGGCGGAAGCGATCAGACGGGGATCCGCACCCCCAAGCTGAACGAGACCTTTCCCAGGAGTCAGTTGGACTTCAGCCGCAGGCACAAGCGGAGGGAGGAGGCCCCGTCGCCTCTTAAGCTCGAAACTAGATTGCTGGAGGACTCCACCGATCTGGAGAGCTGCACCCGACTGCAGAGCACCCTGTCTCCCCAGTCCGAAGATGCGGAGCTAGTTTACCTGAGCTCCTCGGCCTCCAGCAGTGTCTCTGACCTCATGGAACTAGAACTTGAACAGGCCGCCGCCTTGGCGGAGAGGGCCCTTGTGGACTTGGATACGGATGCCAGCCGGTTGATTGCTCGGCCGGATGATGAGAtgagcagcaccagcaccaccacggCAGACAGGAGCGAGacggaagcggaaacggaaacagaGACGGAGAGAGAGGGCGAGCAGAGTCGTGAGAGCACACCTGTTAACGCCAACCCGACGCTCGCCAGTTCGCAGTCTTCGCTGCTGAGCGCCCCAACGCCGACGCCGACGCCGACGCCCACTCCCGCCGATCGCGAACAATTagcaaaagatacaaatgtatctggCGGATCGACTATTAGTTTCGGGGCAGCATCGCCGCTAGCGGCCACGCGCGAGGAGTTCGTTCGCAACATGGACAAAGTGCGCGAGTTGATCGAGATGACGCGGCGCGAACAGGAGCAAGGTGAACTACCGCGATCGCCGTCGCCGCCGCCCGTTCCCCCGCCTCCCGCCTCCGTGCCACCCTACAGTCCCGAGTCCTCCTCGTTCCACCTAGCTTCCTTGCAGCTGAAGCGGCAGGAGTCGAACGACTCCCACTGCTCCGACAGCACCACCCACAGCCAATGCACGGCCATCAACCTGGCCAGTCCCCCACCGCCACCCACCGCTCAGCCACCCACACCGCCACTCAGACAAAAGCCCGCACCACCACCCGTACCGCCACCCGTATCACCACCCGCACCACCAACTCCCCAATCAGAGCCAGAGCTTTCAGTTGCAGATTCGGTTGCGAATGCGGATGCAGATGCAGGGGCCGACACGGATACGGAAGCCATAAAGAAGCTGCGCCTGCTGTGCACCGAGCAGTTGGCTTCCATGCCCTATGGCGAACAGGTGCTCGAGGAGCTAGCCAGTGTGGCCCAGAACATAGCCGATCAGTCCCAGAGCAAGATGCCCTATCCCATGCCCCAGCTGCCGCACATCAAGGAGCTGCAGTTAAACGCAAATGAGACCAAGTCCACATCCGCCTGGCTGGGTCTGCCCACCCAGTCCGATCCCCAGGTATTGGTCTGCCTGTCACCCGGCCAGAGGGATTTGGTAAACACCCAGACCCAGCCGGATGACCTGCTAGATGCCCACCAAAAGTTCGTGGAGCGTCGGGGGTACCATGAGTTGTCCAAGGCCCAGGTTCTCGAGCAGgaccaccagcagcagcagagcgagATGCTCAAGACGGCGGCCATGATGCGCGAGTTGCGCAAGAGTCTCTCGCCGACGGCGCCCCCTGTCCCTCCGCCGCCGGTACCATTGAAGAGCGCCGAAACGGCGGCCAAGGCGACCGCTCATGAAAACGCCAAGAGAGATGACGCAAGCGAACAAAAGCAGAAGATCACAGAATGCGAATCGTCATCGCTTGAAAATAAACCAAGGCGAGCAGCTGATCTTGGTGCTCAGCAGTCGGCAGAGCACCgccagagcagcagcaccaccacctccagcCACAAAGCGACCACAGAGACCATGTCCAGTGACACCGCCAAGTTTCCCACGCTGGACAGCATGGAGAGTGAGCTGGCCAGGATGTTCCCCCAGCACAGGGGCGACATTTTCGAGGAGCAGCGCAAGCGGTTCTCCAACATCGAGTTCCCCAGCCATCAGCCTGTCAGTCAGACCAAGCGGTACTCCAACATCGAGACGAGTAGCTTCGAGTCCAAGAAGCGTTTGGAGAATGGTCAGGTAGTCTACGATGTGAGCACTTCCAGTCATGAGAAGAAGGAGCAGGGCGATCCACCCAAGGACCAGTCTGCACCGCCTGTTCCCCCGCCGCCAATTATGTCAGCAACGAAATTAAACGGCAACACTTTCATTGATGGAGGCGTGGCGCCCAAAAATAGCCAGTCGTCGCGAGAGAACGGTagtggcagcggcaacggTACGTATGAGGAATTTCGGCAGCGTGCCAAGGCCGCTGCGGATGCTTTTGGAgagcagcgggagcagcaaAACGGGCTGGATCAAGACCGCGTGTTCAAGGACTTCGATAGGCTGTCCCAGCAGATGCACGCCGAGCTGCAAAGCACCCGGGAAAAGCGGGAGAAGTCGGCTTCCATGTACGATCTCAGTGGCTTCACTCGCCCCGCGACTGGTCATCCGAGACTAGATGAGTTGCAGCAGAGAAGACATGCCCACATGCAGGAGTTGGAAAGGGAAATAGAGCGGTCGGCAAAGTCGCGACAGGAGCGAATGTCCTCGGTACCGCGACAAATGGAGGCCACACCACCTCGAACTCATGAGATTCCCATTGAGCTGGAGCCACGTTCCCGACGCGCAGAGTCCCTGTGCAATCTAAATGAGTCACCACCACGTCCGCATACCACCGTGGGTCACTATAACCATCCGGGGGCTCAGGATGACTGGTCTAGGTATGCCAACGATTTGGGATACTCGGAGAACATAGCACGACCCTTTGCCAGGGAGGTGGAGATTTGTTATCAGCGCCAGAATCAGAGAACACCACATGGCATTAGGGCTCCCCGCCTTTCCGCCAGCACCAACGATCTGAGCAGCTCTAGTCAATATAGCTACGATACCTTCAACGCCTACGGAGGCAGAAGGACCCATGCCCCCATGTTGAACCAggcgcaacagcaacaacgaccTCATTACGGCAGTTGTTACTCCATGATCGAGAGGGATCCCAATCCCAGGTACATTAGCACCACCTCGCGAAGGGGCGTGAGTCCAGCACCGCCACCAGTTGCATCtccgcaacagcagcaggtgcCACCACCTGCCTACGATCGCCAGCAGAGGAGATCCTCGCTGCCGAGGGAATTGCATGAACAGCAGCTAAAGTACATACTAtccaaggaggaggagctcaAGTTTGAAGTGGAGCGATTGCAGCAGGAGCGCCGTCGTCTAATGGAGGAAATGCAGAGGGCTCCAGTCCTGCCGGCTCCTCAGAGGAGGGAGAGCTACAGGCCCGCCGCCAAGCTGCCAACTCTGAGCGAGGATGAGGTATTCCGGCAGCAAATGGCCGAGGAGTGGATGAACAAGGTGGCTGAGCGGGAAGAGCGGCGCCAGCACAAGATCATACGCATATCAAAGATTGAGGATGAGCACGATCACTCCGCGGTGGACAAGACAACCATAAGCGATGAATTCTTGGATCGGGTGAAGGAGCGCCGTCACAAGTTGGCTATGCCGGCGGACAGCGACTGGGAAAGTGGGGCGGAATCTCAGCCCCAGCCAGCGGCCCAATCTCAGCCAGAATCGGATGTGGAAGCGCCACCAGTACGCATACTAGAGGGCCAGGCGGAGGCCAATCTCCGCCAGCTGCCACGGCACCTGCGGGAGTTCGCAAAGTTCTCCACCAGCGAACAGTTGCCAGATGGCGCCCAAATGGAGCGTCACGAGGAACAGGAGCGCAGGGAGGAGGCCACCGACAATGCGCACAGCAGTGCCACCAAGAAGACGAGCATCGTGAAGACGTACAAGGTTTCCAGGCTACCGCCTTCCGTCCAGG CCCGTCCGTCGTACAAGAGCAACGGATACGTCTCAGAGCCCGAACCCAACTACGATTCGGATTACTCCACGGTGAGGTACCGCACCCAGAATCCGCACCGTGTTCAGTCCGTCTCCTCGGCTGTCAATGTGCGCAACCTAACCCAGGACGAGAA GTTGTATGGTACTATGCCAAATCCCATAAAATCAGCGCAAAGCTCGTATAAGAATCAGCCAGGACGCATCGAGAACTATACAACAGGTCATTCATCAGTTtccgaaaaggaaaagaaggaG TGGTGGGACGAAGTGATGGACATCTTTAACGGG TGGCTTAGGGAGCATACTCGCATCCCGCGCATTATTATAGAGTTCGTCGACGAATTCGACGGCATCGGA AGTCTAGAACAATCGAAACTATCGCCATTGTACACAGAAGGTAACTTGTCCAG AGCTTTGGCCAAGGAATCCGGGTATACTAGCGATTCCAATCTGGTCTTCCGCAAGAAGGAGGTACCCGTAAGCAGTCCCCTTAGCCCCGTTGAACAAAAGCAGGCCTACAAGAGTCTCCAGGCAGGCGGAGAACCTCCCCTGCTCGGCTTCCGCAAACCAGCGCCCGAGAAACCCCGTG AAATTTTGGAGGAGTTCGAATTCATACAGATCACACCCACGCTCACAAAGATTCGTGTCAGTACCAAGGAGCTGGAAGAAGAAGTGAAACCCCTGAGAAAAGCAGTAACGCCACCGCctgcaccaccgccaccacctccacctcccCAATCCTTGACCACGAAAAGAGACAAGAAGCCCGCGAAGATGTTTTCCCAGCTTTCGAAGAATCTGCCCTCGTTCATTCCGTTGAGCAAAAAGCAACAAGTGTCCCAACAGGATGACCCACCTCCAAGGCCGCCGCACAGAAAGTCGAGCTGCACGAAGAGCACAGTGCGAGTCCTAAGCTCCGCCTCAAAGTCCAGGCATGAGCAGTGCTTTCAACCGCCGAGTGGAACTGCCCCTGGGGTATCTACCATCACCCTGCGGAAGGTGGCCACTTCGAGTTGTTCCCGTCGTGAGCCCATTTGCCGATCGAAGTCGGCGGGAGCGGTGTCCACGCTTTTGCAAACTCTGACGGCCACCAAGGAGACCCGACTCACCCGTCGGGtccagcagccgcagcagcaatCGCGTTTGAGGTCGTCGAGTCCTAGTAGGCGCCCCGCTCGTCTTCTGGCCCTTCGTCAATCCAGCCGAAGTCCTGTGGCCTTTGGTAGAAGCATATCGAAGGAAAGAAGCTTCGCTGAGGAAAAAAAGCGGCTGGAGAACACGCTGCCAGCTAATCGGACCAACTTTGAGGCCAGTACCAATATACTAAGGGATCCCTCCTTGAAATCCCCCCAAGAGGTGAGGGAGGCAGTGCGTTCGTATGCGACCTCACGCAGCAAGTCCTTGCCACGACTTCGTCATACTACAGTGAGCACTACCACAAGGCAGACCATGTGCTTCCCGCAGGTGCGACCCCAGACGCTTTTGGATTGCGGAACTCGGTCGCTGAGGAAGTCGTCCTCGAAAACAGGAAAGGGCCAGGAAAAGAACGGATCTAATGACAGCTTGCCGAGGAGTAACTCCACCTTTTCCATTGACTCTATGGTGCGCCAGGAAATTGTGCCCATAGCACCACCCAAGACATATGTTGGGAGGTCTAGAGGATCACTTTCTAAAGCGCTGGTTCCACTCCAGAGCAGTCGAAGCGAAGGTCACGTGCCAAGGAAGCGTCAGTCTGGGAAAGTTACTACtaagccaccaccaccagttACTGTCCACTCCTACAGCGAATCAGTGAGAGAGAAAACCAACTTTTGGAATGACTACAACGCCAAGCAGGCCATGTCCTTGCCGCAGGAGTACAAGTTCTGTCCGGAGGATGTGTGCGATTTCGAGAGTCATACGATCCAGCAACCGTGTATCGAGGACCTTGTGTGGAAATATGAGGGCAAGGAGCAGCGTCCACCGAAACAAGTGACCGTAACGGACATCGCTCGACCTCAATCACCACAATTGAGCCAGGAGCGTCGCTTTTCGCCCACTCGAGAGGTTAGGGTGCCCCAAATCAGCCGGGAGGTGAGATCGCCATCTCGTCGTCGCATCGATAGCCTGCGTTCCAAGGACAAAGAGCAGTCCTTGGCCAGGGCTAGCAGCCTTAGCAGCGCAGATGAGCGCAAGAGAGCTACTCCAGCTCCATCGAATGGACTCTACCAATGCGGAGAGCTTGCCCACAGTGCCACTTCGTTGACTCACCTGGAACGTCATAGTCCCAGCTGTCGGTATCGTAACAATTGTGAGCGTTTCACTGAATTGAATCGCTTCTACAGCACTTTGGAGCGAGTGGGTCAGCTGGAAAGGGCCACGTCCTCCAGCAGCTTTCATCCCTTGAGGAAGGATGCTGAACACCTGGACTTTGATGAGTGGCGCCGAGTCCGACTTCATGAACGCGCTGAAAAGGAGCTGCAATATTTAGTTGGAAAGCTACAAGATGACCAAAAGCAAAGGGATCTTCACTTCCGTTCAAAGGATGTAGACTCCATTAAGTGGCGTCAAGACGCCGACCAATCACTGGTTGCCAAGAAGAAGTCTGTGGAGGATCTGCGCGAAAACTTTGAGCAGTTGAATATTctcaggcagcagcagcagctccagtcGGAGCCAGTTCATCGCCATTGGAGACGCAACACGGTGGCTGATTTGGCCTGCAGTCTGGAGCACCAGGCCTCGGCTGAACCCGATATGGAGCGTCACTTGGACAACGACTTAGTGAGCACTTTGTCCAAGGATCAGATTAAGAAGATAACCCAGCAGCTGAACGAGATCTACTCGGGGAATCGCCAGGCTCCTGCCGTCGAAGAGCAGTATATTGTAACCGTGGAAAAGGGCTCGCGTCCAAATGGTCTGAAGGTACGTTGCAACTCCACCATCTCCAAGGATCAGCTACTGGGACCAGTTAAACGTAAGCGAGATGAACAGCAATCAAATCAGTCATTGCCTCGCTCCACTCGCAGTCAATCTccggtggtggtggcaagAGAAACCCGTGGCGCCATTGCAGCCAAGAATGCTGAGTTGACCTTGACGAAACCGCCGGATGTGCCACCTAGACCAAAGCCCACGCCAAGTCAGGAGGTTAAGACCAAGCCACCGCCAAAAGCGGAACTGAAAGTTGAAACTCGCGAGCCGGCCGAAGACATAAGCCAGAAGATACAGTACTTCGAGGATCGCCAGTTCGATGAGCCGCCCAAAACCATTTACCACGCTCGCGAAGACTCCTCGCCTGACGAAGCTGAGGTTATGCGACTCATCAATCAAAACATGCAGGAACGTCAGAGAGCCAGGCAACTTCATCACCACCAGGAACTGAGTAACTCCCTGACCGACTTGAGTGGCGTTTTTGGGGAGCGTCCTGCGGCCCGGGTAAATTTTCACTTGCACAGCCCGCCCGACCGTCCGCCCGACGATACCGAGCTTATCAGCTTTGGGAACGGATCACCGGATCACGGAGACGGCAGTCTTGAGCTCTACTCGGATTCCTACTACCGGTCGCGCAGTCTGTCGCCCCAGTCGCAGGCCTCcgcctgctccagctcctACTTGCAGAGAGTGTACACCGGCGAGGTGCGAAAGATGCGTCAGCACTTCGAGAGCATTCAGCAGTCCGGCGAACAATCCCGGGAGCCATCCAATGAGCGGCGTGATTTTTTTGGGCTTAGCTCGCTGCGGAGGGCGCGCAGCGATCCCGAAATGAGTGCGGGATCCAAAGACGCCCCGGACACCGTTACGGATGCGGTGTCGAAGGAGGATGTGCCCCGGTTAACCCATAAATTCGAGTTGAGGGCAGCCACGCCATCGCCGGAACGCGGAAGAAGACGTCTGCGAAGCGCACAGGATCGCCTAATGCCCCACATCGATATCATCAGCAAGACAGCGGCCTTGAAAAGAGAACTACCTATTCCCGTTCGATCGAGTCCCACGAGGAGCGTTAGCAGCAACAGCCATTGCTTCGAGCGTCTGAGGATGCGCTACGAGTCACCGGAGCCGCAGACCCAGAGCTATTTGTCCACCTCGCATCCGGATATGCGGGATGTCCACGACATATCCCCTCACCTTAGTGCCGACTGGGTGGCTCACAAGCACCCGAAACCGACGAAACCCGAGGACCTGCCCAAGAAGCTACAACGAGTGGTGAGGGCGAGCTCCACATCACCACCTCGACCAGCAAGGTCGCATAACCACCAGTTGAGCTCCCGGCTAACCAGCTGCATGAAGGACATCTTCGCAAACCAGAAATTCGATCCCAACAAGCATCGTCCCAAGGCCAGATATGTTCCCGATGGTGCCGAGAACGGCAATCAGAAATCCAAGGATAGTGGCACTTTAGAGCGCCTCAAGAAGACTGCCGTTGTGACCTTTAAAG TGTCTCCCAATCATTACTATGCCACAGACGTAAACATCCACTTCAAGACACCCATCAGGCATGAGCAACGCCAAAACTTGTCCGAAGAGGAACTAGCCATTCGCCAAGCGGAGCACATGCAGAAGCTCTACCACGAGGAGCGCCGTCGAAAGTATCTACAGGAGCTGCAGGACATGAATTCGCGCCGCCACACGGACAACTTCACCCCGTCGCAGAAGTCGCCCATCGCCCTTAATCGCTACGATGACTTCCCTACGGACGTGACCCTCAAGTCGCTGGTGGGCCCCAAGACGGTGGCCCGTGCTCTCTTCAACTTCCAGGGACAGACCTCCAA GGAGCTATCCTTCCGCAAGGGCGACACCATCTACATCAGGCGGCAGATCGATGCCAACTGGTATGAGGGCGAGCACAATGCCATGATTGGACTGCTCCCAGCCAGTTATGTTGAG ATTGTCAGTCGAGACGGCGCCCGTACGCCATCCAAGCGACCATCGGAGGGCCAGGCCCGTGCCAAATACAACTTCCAGGCCCAGTCGGGCATCGAGCTCTCCTTGAACAAGGGCGAACTGGTCACTTTGACACGCCGAGTTGATGGCAACTGGTTCGAGGGCAAGATTGCTAACAGGAAGGGCATCTTCCCGTGCTCCTACGTGGAG GTACTTACTGATATTGGTGCTGAGGACATTGCGGCCAAAACAACCACCGTGATTACCAGCCAGAGCACCACGAATCTGCGGCCTAATCTCGACGTGCTGCGCACAAACATCAACAATGAGTTCAATACGCTGACGCAAAATGGAGCACAGCCACCGAACGGAATCCTTAAGGAAACGCGGACGCTGCACAAGACGGATGCCCTCCATGTGGACACCAGTTCCGAACCATTGGC GTACCGCGCACTGTACAAGTATCGGCCACAGAACTCCGACGAACTGGAACTGCTCGAGGGAGATGTGGTCCATGTACTGGAAAAGTGTGACGACGGATGGTTCGTGGGCACCTCACAGAGGACCGGCTGTTTCGGCACATTCCCCGGCAATTACGTGGAAAGGGCCTAG